Proteins co-encoded in one Strix uralensis isolate ZFMK-TIS-50842 chromosome 2, bStrUra1, whole genome shotgun sequence genomic window:
- the PPME1 gene encoding protein phosphatase methylesterase 1, with the protein MSALEKQLHLGRLPPRPPLPGGGGQSGSKMRMGPGRKRDFSPVLWSQYFESMEDVVVENETGKDTFRIYKSGLEGPVLLLLHGGGHSALSWAVFTSAIINRIQCRIVALDLRGHGETKVRNPEDLSAETMSKDVGNVVEALYGDLPPPIMLIGHSMGGAIAVHTAVANLVPSLLGLCMIDVVEGTAMDALNSMQNFLRSRPKTFKSLENAIEWSVKSGQIRNLESARVSMVGQVKQCEGAASPECPKAIVEGIIEEEEEEEEDEEGGGSVNKRKKEDDTETKKEHLYTWRIELAKTEKYWDGWFRGLSNLFLSCPTPKLLLLAGVDRLDKDLTIGQMQGKFQMQVLPQCGHAVHEDAPDKVAEAVATFLIRHRFTEPIGGFQCVFPAC; encoded by the exons ATGTCGGCCCTGGAGAAGCAGTTGCACCTGGGtcgcctcccgccgcggccccctTTGCCCGGTGGCGGCGGCCAGTCCGGCTCCAAGATGCGCATGGG CCCTGGAAGAAAGCGTGATTTTTCGCCAGTGCTTTGGAGCCAGTACTTTGAATCTATGGAGGACGTTGTGGTAGAAAATGAAACTGGCAAGGAT ACTTTTCGAATTTACAAAAGCGGACTGGAGGGGCCTGTCTTACTGCTGTTACATGGTGGAGGCCATTCTGCTCTTTCCTGGGCTGTATTTACT TCTGCAATCATTAACAGGATTCAGTGTAGGATTGTGGCTTTAGATCTCCGAGGCCATG gaGAAACAAAAGTTAGGAATCCTGAAGATCTGTCTGCAGAGACTATGTCAAA AGACGTTGGAAACGTGGTTGAAGCTCTGTATGGGGACCTTCCTCCCCCCATCATGTTGATTGGGCACAGCATGGGGGGTGCCATCGCCGTGCACACAGCGGTCGCCAATTTGGTGCCAAGTTTACTGGGTCTGTGCATGATCGATGTTGTGGAAG GCACAGCCATGGATGCGTTGAACAGCATGCAGAACTTCTTAAGGAGTCGTCCCAAAACATTCAAGTCACTTGAGAATGCCATTGAGTGGAG tgtaaaaAGTGGACAAATAAGAAATCTTGAATCTGCCAGAGTTTCTATGGTCGGTCAAGTCAAACA gTGCGAAGGGGCTGCCAGTCCTGAATGTCCTAAAGCCATAGTGGAGGGTATTattgaagaagaggaggaggaggaagaggatgaggaaggggGAGGCTCTGtcaacaaaaggaagaaagaagatgacaCAGAG ACAAAGAAGGAGCACTTATACACGTGGCGAATTGAACTGGCGAAAACAGAAAAGTACTGGGATGGCTGGTTCAGGGGTTTATCTAACCTCTTCCTAAGCTGTCCAACTCCAAAGCTTTTGCTTTTAGCTG GTGTTGACAGGCTGGATAAAGATCTAACAATTGGACAGATGCAag GGAAGTTTCAGATGCAGGTTCTCCCACAGTGTGGCCATGCAGTCCACGAAGATGCTCCAGACAAG gTTGCTGAAGCTGTTGCGACGTTCCTGATCCGTCACAGGTTTACAGAGCCCATCGGTGGATTCCAGTG tGTGTTTCCTGCTTGTTAA